Genomic segment of Candidatus Flexicrinis affinis:
GCGCTGACATCTGTCGCGCGTGCCGCCGCGGCGTAGGGCGATACGTCCGTTCCATTGTGATTGCCGAGGTAGAGTCCCCAAGCGTACAAGGACACCTTGCGGTAGATCATCTCGGCGCTGGTGCAGGGATCGCTGAAGGGTTAGATACGAGAAACCCTCGGCTGCGATGATTTGCGTGTGCCGGCGTGACGCAACGTTTTGAGACATCGTCGCGTGGCCGTTTGGGCGTGTTGTGATCGGGCTGCTCCGCGCCTTACGGTACATCCGGGCGATTCAAGGTGCGCTGATTCGGATGCGTCATGCAGCACATGAATCCCAGTTGGACCCGGCACGCGCGCACAGCCGGTCGCCGCTTCGCGCATCGAAGATCGTCACAGGTAACTGAAGCGCGTTTCACACGCGATCGCAGAGCTGTGATCCACTTCATTGCGTACAACATACGGCTTGCTATACTCGCACGATGCTCGCGCCCATCGTCGCCACCAAGCTGTTCATTCCACCGCCGCGAGCGAAGGATGTCTTCCGTCACGATCTGATCCAGGTTATGGGCGGGGGGCAAGACCGAAAACTGACCTTGATCTCCGCTCCTGCCGGCTATGGCAAGACGACGCTGGCAAGCGCATGGATCGCTCAGAGCCAAATCAAGGTGGCTTGGTACTCGATCGATGTCGCGGACAACGATCCTGTACGATTCTGGGATTATGCTATCGCGGCGATCCGGACCGCGTTTCCGGGAACGGGCGAGCAGACGCTCACGCTCCTCCACGAACCGCAGCCGCTGCCGATCGAAACGATTCTATCGACGCTGATCAACGAGCTCTCGGCACTTCCTGATTCAGTTGCGTTGGTCCTCGACGATTATCACGTCATCCAATCGTCGGACGTTCATGACGGGCTCGCGTTTCTGGTCGAGCACATGCCGTCGCAGCTCCGGCTCGTGATGACGACCCGAATCGATCCCCCGCTTCCGCTCTCGCGCATGCGCGTTCGCGGCGACCTGCTCGAAATACGGAGCGCCGATTTGCGCTTTCCGCCACCGCAGATCGCGCACTTCTTCACGAATGTCATGGGGCTGACGCTCTCAGCTGAGGACATTGCGGCGCTGGATACGCGTGTCGAAGGGTGGATCGCCGGACTGCAGTTGGCCGGTCTCGCTTTGCAAGGGAAGAGCAACCCGGCGGAATTCATCGCTTCGTTTGCCGGGGATCATCACTATGTGCTGGACTATCTGGGCGACGAGCTCCTTGATCAGATGCCGGATGCAATGCAGCAGTTCTTGCTGCAAACCAGCGTCCTTGAGCGGATGAACGCCGAGCTTTGCAACACCATTCTCAACGTCGCAGACAGCCGGGCTGTGCTGGATCACCTAGAGCGCAACCACTTCTTCGTCGTCGCGCTTGACGACAAGCGTCAATGGTATCGCTACCATCGCCTGTTTGGGGACTTCCTTCGTCACCGACTGGGGTTGAAGTATCCGGACCGCGTGAACGAACTGCACCAAAGGGCTTCCCAGTGGTTTGAGCAGAACGGCCTTCTGTCGGAGGCCATTGACCATGCGCTCGCGGCGCGCGACCACAGCCGGGCGGCCGCGCTAATTCAGGGGATTGCCGAGCTGCTCATCTGGCAGCGTGCCGAGCACAATACGCTGCTTGGCTGGTTGAAGGCGCTGCCGGACAGCGTCCTTCAAAAATATCCGCGTCTCTGTCTGTATCACGCGTGGGTACTCTATCTGACAAACCAGATGAGCGCAGCCGAACAGCGCATCCGGGATGCCGAGACTGCGTTGAGTCTCACGCCCGGCAATCAGGATCCGACGACCGCGGGGATGTTGGCTGCAATCCACAGCACGTTGACCGCCGTGCGCCATCGGTTTCCGGCGACGCTCACGCTGGCCCGGCAAGCCTTGGAACTCCTGCCAGAAGAGGCGGTCAGTTGGCGCTGCATGGCGGCGATCAATCTGGGCGTGACATGTGCGTACATTGGAGACGTTCAGGAGGCGACGGACGTCCTCTCGTATGCGATGGAGCTGAGTCAGGAAGTCGGCAGCGCCTTCGCGATGGTGTCTGCATTCTGGCATCTATCGTCACTGCAGTTGTCGCAACTGACGCTGCGTGCCGCCGAGAAAACCTGCCAGCAGCTAGAGAATGCGGCCCGCCTGCCGGGGTTGCAGCGTTTCCCAACCGCTGGTTATATGGTGCTGTTGTTGGGAGAGATCCATATCGAGCGCAACGAGCTTGTCGCAGCAGAGAAGTATCTGCAGGAGAGCGCTGAACAGATCAATCCGGAAAGCTTCCCGATGGCGCTGCTGCGGGCTTACGTGGGACTGTCGCGCCTCAAGACGCTGCAAGGCGATCTGGTAGGTGCGGGGGAGTTCTGGGAACTTGCGGAGCAGCTGGAACGGATGAGCAAGCTGCAAGGGCGCTCGACACAGCTCTCGATTGCGCGGGCGCGCCGGTTGCTTGAGCAGGGCGATTATTCCGCGCTCGACAAATGGGCGGCGGAAAACCAGTTGGGAGCCGATGACGCGATCGGTTACGACCGCGAAGGCTACTATCTGATGCTGGCGCGGTTGTATAGCGCCGTTGGGACGAAGATTGACAGCGCGCTTCATCTTCTGGAGCGACTGGTCAAGCAGGCCGAGGGCAGTCGACGTGCCGGAAGCATGATCCGCGCGCTTGTCTTGCAGGCTGTTGCGTACGATATCGCCAACGACCGTCAGAGCGCGGTGGAGTCGCTCGTGCGCGCATTGGTGCTTGCAGAACCCGACCAACCAGTTCGTGTCTTCGTCGATGAAGGACCATCTGTCGCACGGCTGTTGGAGGCGGTTATCGATTTGCAGCGGAACGGGCGTCTTCAGCCGTCTGTCTCGACCGATTACATATCGCGGTTGCTTGCGGCGACGGCGAAACGAAGCCAGCCACCAGCAGTGTCCCGTCGTCCGGTGGGGCACGTGCACGACGCGCTCAGCCTGCGCGAGGTGGAAGTGCTGCGCTTGCTGGCGGACGGACTAGACAGTAACGAAGTTGCGGAACGTCTCGTAATCGCTGTTGACACGGCGCGCAAACACATCAAGAACATTTACAGCAAGCTGGGCGTGCACAGTCGTTGGGAAGCCCTAAAGCACGCCGAAACGCACAGGTTGCTCTAGCGAAATACCCAACGTGGGGTATGACACTACCCCACGCCAGCGCGTACCCTGAGGTTGTTCAACTCGAATTGTTGTCCAATCGCAGGAGGCACTGCAATGGCGATCGAACCCATCTCTACACAACAACGCAATCCCGTCAACGCGGGCAGTCATGACGCCCCCGGCGCACGCGCAGCGCAGGCCGAGGCTCCTCAGACGGCGGTGCAAAAGCGGCGTCCATTTCGCTGGCTCGCCAGGCTTATGGTCGTTGTGCTGGGTCTGATCGCGGTCGGAACCGTCTACGAAGCTTTGGCAGAGCGTGCCGACATCGGCGCCTATCCTCCGCCGGGCCAGATGGTCGACGTCGGCGGATTCCGCATGCACATCCGCTGTATCGGCGCTGGCAGTCCGACGGTCGTCATCGACGCGGGCTTGGGCGATTGGTCCCTCGCATGGAGTGTGGTGCAGGCGCAGGAGGCGGCGACCACACGGGTTTGTGCGTACGATCGCGCCGGCATGGGGTACAGCGAAGCCGGTCCTCTGCCGCGCAGCGCGGAGCAGATCGCCGCCGAACTGCATACCTTGCTGGAGCGGGCCGGCGTCGCGGGACCTTACGTGATGGTCGGTCACTCGTTGGGCGGGTTGCCCGTGCGTGTCTTTGTCCACACGTATCCAGCTGACGTCGCCGGCGTCGTGCTGATCGAATCGATGAGCCCTCGACAGATGGCCGAGCCGTCGGATGCGGCCGCACGTGAGGCTGTAGGAACCTCCGGCGGGAGCGCCGTTCCGTCGCTGCTGGCGCGCATCGGATTGGTGCGGTTGCTGGCCGACCCCTTCGGTTTTGTACGCGATCTACAGCCCGAGGCACGAGCTGCATTTATCGCTTTCTCTGTAACTCCGCGATCGGTCCAGGCGTGGGCAGACGAAGGCGCAGCGCTGCCGATGAGCCTTGCACAGGCGGGTTCGGTGACGTCCTTCGGGGACCTGCCGTTGACCGTCCTGACCGGGAGGCTAAACCAGCAGACGGGCTGGCAAGCGATGCAGGCTGAGTTGCTTCAGTTGTCGCCGAACAGCCAGCAGATCGTTGTGGAAAACAGCGGACACAACATCCAGATGGATCAACCCGAGGCCGCCGTCGAGGCGATTGTCAACATGGTCTCGCGGGTTCGATAACCGCTCGCAAGACCGCGGCGTGCGCGAGGCAAGGTATAGAGTGCTGTGCCTCGCGCACTCTCCTCCAACATCTGACCGCCCGAATACGACAACATACACGAGGTGTGCAATGGCACTGGCAACATGGTGGGCTTCTGATCCCCTGCTCCAACTCGCTCCGCTACCGGGCTTTCAGGTCGCGCTGGCCGGCGATGACGAACACTTGGCCGCCCTCAATCGCATTTCCGTAGCGAACGTGAAGCAGCGCCGGCGCGCCGGTCACGTTCCGTATCTGGGGGTGGTGGGTACAACGGCGGTGACCTATGGCTGGATGGCGACACGCGAGGCCTCCATCGGCGAGCTGGACCTCACGTTCTCCGTCGCCCCGGGCGATCGCTATCTATGGGACTTCGCCACCCTGTCCGACTGGCAAGGACACGGGTTGTACCCGCGGCTGTTGAACGCGATCGTGCAGATGGAGCATGCCGAACGGTTCTGGATTCTTCATGCCCCGGAGAACCTGCCATCGGGGGCGGGAATCAAGAAAGCGGGCTTTCAGGCGGTAGGGCAGCTTTCGTTCCAACGCGACAACAGCCTCGGACTGATTCCGCTAGGCGACCCCGACCGCGCACGCATCGGTGCGGCCGTGCTGGGTGTCCCGCTGATTGCGACGAGCTTGAGCCCGTGCTGGCGCTGTGTCGAACGCGTGGTCTGCACATGTCAACGCGATCCCGAACGCTGCTCGTGTGCGGTTCAGGTCCGATCTTTCCCCACGACAATACCCAACGTGGGGTATGACACTACCCCATCTCCCCGACTACCGTAGGGATAGTCACAACGCAGACGATCGCGACGACCCCATTCACAGCAGTTAGATGGACGAGGCAGCGATGTCCCACCCGAAACGCGTCTACACTTTGCTCGGTGTCCTGATCCTCACGGGCATCCTGTCCGTCACTGCACCTGCGACCACGGCATCCGCGGAGAGCTTTCCGCTGCAGCAGGTTGATCGAGACAGCATCGATGCCTATGTTCGATCCAGAATGCAGGCCGCCAACATTCCCGGTCTGGCACTGGGTGTGGTGCGCGGCGACGAGATCGTCTACTTGCAGGGATACGGTATTGCCGGCGCGGATGGGCGACCGGTGACCGGACAGACTCCGTTCATCCTCGGTTCGACCACGAAGTCGTTCACGGCACTGGCTGTAATGCAGCTGGTCGAAGCTGGCCGAATTGACCTCGATACACCCGTTACCGCGTATTTGCCGTGGTTTCGTACGAAGGATGCATCAGCGTCAGCCCAGATCACCGTGCGCAATCTCCTGCA
This window contains:
- a CDS encoding alpha/beta hydrolase — protein: MAIEPISTQQRNPVNAGSHDAPGARAAQAEAPQTAVQKRRPFRWLARLMVVVLGLIAVGTVYEALAERADIGAYPPPGQMVDVGGFRMHIRCIGAGSPTVVIDAGLGDWSLAWSVVQAQEAATTRVCAYDRAGMGYSEAGPLPRSAEQIAAELHTLLERAGVAGPYVMVGHSLGGLPVRVFVHTYPADVAGVVLIESMSPRQMAEPSDAAAREAVGTSGGSAVPSLLARIGLVRLLADPFGFVRDLQPEARAAFIAFSVTPRSVQAWADEGAALPMSLAQAGSVTSFGDLPLTVLTGRLNQQTGWQAMQAELLQLSPNSQQIVVENSGHNIQMDQPEAAVEAIVNMVSRVR
- a CDS encoding GNAT family N-acetyltransferase, whose translation is MALATWWASDPLLQLAPLPGFQVALAGDDEHLAALNRISVANVKQRRRAGHVPYLGVVGTTAVTYGWMATREASIGELDLTFSVAPGDRYLWDFATLSDWQGHGLYPRLLNAIVQMEHAERFWILHAPENLPSGAGIKKAGFQAVGQLSFQRDNSLGLIPLGDPDRARIGAAVLGVPLIATSLSPCWRCVERVVCTCQRDPERCSCAVQVRSFPTTIPNVGYDTTPSPRLP